One window of the Pelmatolapia mariae isolate MD_Pm_ZW linkage group LG15, Pm_UMD_F_2, whole genome shotgun sequence genome contains the following:
- the atf3 gene encoding cyclic AMP-dependent transcription factor ATF-3: protein MMLQHSGPSLADISCSALVPCLSPPGTLTLDDFTNFTPIVKEELRLAIQSKRLSNGLSTDMSSDGASSSSDRASELTSCRNGVKRELTSEEHERRKRRRERNKIAAAKCRNKKKEKTESLQKESEKLESINADLKAQIEELKQQKQQLVYMLNLHRPTCIVRAQNPQTPEDERNLFIQHIKESTLQLHDLTSTTTSSASTSTAAPLGGGLLTLDHVQCPSHL from the exons ATGATGCTTCAGCACTCAGGTCCTTCTCTGGCTGACATCAGCTGCTCCGCCTTGGTTCCCTGCCTCTCCCCTCCAGGCACACTCACCCTGGACGACTTCACCAACTTCACACCCATCGTGAAAGAGGAGCTCCGGCTGGCAATCCAGAGCAAGCGACTGTCCAACGGGCTTAGCACCGACATGAGCTCTGATGGTGCCAGCTCCAGCTCAGATCGAGCCTCTGAGCTAACTTCATGCAGGAACGGAGTCAAGCGAGAG TTGACATCTGAGGAGcatgaaagaaggaaaaggaggagggagagaaacAAAATCGCTGCCGCCAAGTGCCGCAacaagaagaaggaaaagacTGAATCACTCCAGAAG GAGTCTGAAAAGCTCGAGAGCATCAATGCCGACTTAAAAGCTCAGATTGAGGAGCtgaagcagcagaagcagcagctggTCTACATGCTCAACCTGCACCGGCCGACGTGCATCGTCCGAGCCCAGAACCCCCAGACGCCCGAGGACGAGCGAAACCTTTTCATCCAGCACATCAAGGAGAGCACCTTACAACTCCACGACctcacctccaccaccacctcaTCCGCATCCACGTCCACAGCAGCGCCTCTCGGCGGAGGACTTCTGACTCTCGATCATGTCCAGTGCCCCAGTCACTTATGA